The following proteins come from a genomic window of Halodesulfovibrio sp.:
- a CDS encoding UbiX family flavin prenyltransferase — translation MKKIVVAVTGASGMPLAVTLLKELAATSQAEVHLIVSDAAKTVLELESGLHIDDLTSNAHAVYTQHEFGAAPASGSWLHDGMIVCPCSMASLGAIANGIGSNLIHRAADVTLKERRKLILVPRETPLNRIHLQNMLAADEAGALIMPPTPGFYSKPETIEDICNHLVGRMLDQLDIEHALVKRWDGI, via the coding sequence ATGAAAAAAATTGTTGTAGCAGTGACAGGTGCCAGCGGGATGCCGCTTGCTGTTACGCTGCTCAAAGAACTCGCTGCCACTTCTCAGGCTGAGGTACACCTTATTGTATCTGATGCAGCCAAGACAGTCCTTGAGCTTGAGTCGGGACTGCACATCGATGACCTCACCTCCAATGCACACGCTGTTTATACGCAACATGAGTTCGGGGCTGCACCGGCAAGTGGATCATGGCTGCACGATGGTATGATTGTTTGCCCGTGCTCTATGGCTTCTCTAGGTGCAATTGCCAACGGCATAGGGTCTAACCTTATACACAGAGCCGCTGACGTTACATTAAAAGAGCGTAGAAAACTCATTCTTGTTCCTCGCGAAACACCGCTGAATCGTATACATTTGCAGAATATGCTTGCTGCTGATGAGGCTGGTGCGCTTATTATGCCGCCTACACCGGGATTTTATTCAAAGCCTGAGACCATAGAAGATATTTGTAATCATCTTGTAGGTAGAATGCTCGATCAGTTAGATATTGAGCATGCGTTAGTTAAACGCTGGGATGGCATTTAG
- a CDS encoding dienelactone hydrolase family protein yields the protein MHIIIATDIWGKTPHLDAMAASFEEIASKVAIVDPYDGGDPEFASKDAAYAHYKEQCGDAAYAERVSQAVAEATESVCLLGFSAGAGAVWSAVSGSSVGTVKAAVCFYSSSIHTMTDYLPKVPVEFVFAKEEPHYDVENVARTLQDIENVQSYITPFEHGFLNPASAQYDSEVYFFWLQWIKDQLAIHCPA from the coding sequence ATGCATATCATTATCGCCACAGACATTTGGGGAAAAACACCCCATCTGGATGCAATGGCTGCAAGTTTTGAAGAGATCGCAAGCAAAGTAGCGATAGTAGACCCGTATGATGGGGGTGACCCTGAGTTTGCGAGTAAGGATGCTGCATATGCACACTATAAAGAGCAATGCGGTGATGCTGCGTATGCCGAAAGGGTATCGCAAGCTGTAGCGGAAGCAACAGAGTCAGTATGTCTTTTGGGCTTTAGTGCCGGAGCTGGTGCAGTCTGGTCTGCGGTGAGCGGCAGCTCTGTTGGAACAGTGAAAGCAGCTGTCTGTTTTTATAGTTCATCAATTCATACAATGACGGACTATCTGCCAAAAGTTCCTGTGGAATTTGTTTTTGCTAAAGAAGAACCGCATTATGATGTCGAAAACGTTGCTCGCACCTTACAAGATATTGAAAATGTTCAGAGCTACATTACACCATTTGAGCATGGATTTCTGAACCCTGCTTCTGCACAGTATGATTCAGAAGTCTATTTCTTCTGGTTGCAGTGGATTAAAGATCAATTGGCAATTCATTGCCCAGCGTAA
- a CDS encoding metal-dependent hydrolase — MQELQWNGHANFQLKTPSATILIDPFFEGNPSAASTWQNASKPDAVFVTHDHGDHTGSTVEICKATGAKLGAIVGTAEELVKAGVPQEQVINGIGFNIGGTIAVEGVSVTMTQAYHSTESGAPVGYIFRLDDGYTVYHAGDTGIFSEMELWGRLYDIDLALLPIGGVFTMDAKQAALACSLLKCKSVMPMHWGTFPVLEQNTKDFAYQLQNYAPDCRLYDLKPGDTLKLEKTTAAACKC; from the coding sequence ATGCAGGAACTACAATGGAATGGACATGCGAATTTTCAACTGAAAACTCCTTCCGCGACAATACTTATTGATCCCTTTTTTGAAGGAAACCCGTCAGCCGCTTCAACATGGCAAAATGCATCAAAACCGGATGCAGTCTTTGTTACTCATGACCATGGCGACCATACGGGTTCAACAGTAGAAATTTGTAAAGCAACGGGTGCAAAACTTGGCGCAATTGTCGGTACGGCAGAAGAGTTAGTGAAAGCTGGCGTACCGCAGGAACAAGTGATTAACGGTATCGGTTTTAATATAGGTGGAACAATTGCTGTGGAAGGTGTGAGCGTTACAATGACGCAAGCCTACCATTCCACAGAGTCCGGAGCACCTGTCGGATATATTTTTCGACTGGACGATGGCTACACCGTGTACCATGCCGGAGACACAGGAATTTTTTCCGAAATGGAATTATGGGGGCGGTTATACGACATCGACCTCGCCCTGCTGCCGATAGGCGGCGTGTTTACAATGGATGCAAAACAGGCGGCGCTTGCGTGCAGTCTGCTTAAATGCAAAAGCGTTATGCCGATGCATTGGGGCACCTTCCCCGTCCTTGAACAGAATACAAAAGATTTTGCGTACCAGTTACAGAATTATGCTCCTGATTGTCGCTTGTATGACTTGAAGCCCGGCGACACGTTGAAGCTAGAAAAAACAACTGCTGCCGCCTGCAAATGTTAG
- a CDS encoding L-serine ammonia-lyase, iron-sulfur-dependent, subunit alpha, whose protein sequence is MTMKKEWVEFVAILNREVVPALGCTEPVTAALAAARAAEALGAKPEHVCVQVSGNLLKNGMGVGVPGTGMTGLDIAAAVGALGGDATLKLEVLRDITPEIVAEAKVLMAGGNVVVELADTDELLFAKAIVSASEHTASCTIARTHAGIVEVTKDDTVIESTPLAAEETSDDSWLLSVAAIYEFATEAAYDDISFILEAARLNESIASKGLEKDFGLRVGRSMDEDIALGLRSDDITSFATRLAAAASDARMDGIMQPVMSNSGSGNQGITATIPVTAFARRLGKSEEEMARALIMSHLISIHLKHHLGRLSALCGAILAATGSGCGIILLLGGGLLEVERTIKNMVGTIAGMICDGAKTSCALKVASSVEAAISSALLAMKGTSVPGSDGIVDDNIEVCIKNLGRLGTAGMCETDKIILDIMVNK, encoded by the coding sequence ATGACAATGAAGAAAGAATGGGTTGAATTTGTAGCTATTCTTAATAGAGAAGTAGTACCCGCACTGGGATGCACCGAGCCGGTTACAGCGGCGCTTGCCGCAGCTCGTGCAGCAGAAGCACTGGGAGCAAAGCCGGAACATGTTTGTGTGCAGGTTAGCGGTAATCTGTTGAAAAACGGCATGGGGGTTGGAGTTCCTGGAACAGGAATGACAGGGCTTGATATAGCTGCTGCGGTAGGGGCGCTCGGCGGTGACGCAACATTAAAATTGGAAGTGCTGCGTGATATCACACCAGAAATTGTTGCAGAAGCCAAAGTGCTGATGGCTGGTGGAAACGTAGTTGTAGAGTTGGCAGACACCGACGAGTTGTTATTTGCTAAAGCTATTGTTTCTGCAAGTGAGCATACTGCTAGTTGCACCATTGCTCGCACCCACGCTGGTATTGTTGAAGTAACAAAAGATGATACCGTCATAGAGAGTACTCCACTTGCAGCGGAAGAAACGTCCGATGATTCATGGCTGTTGTCAGTTGCAGCTATTTATGAGTTTGCCACAGAAGCGGCATATGATGATATTTCATTTATTCTTGAAGCAGCTCGTTTAAATGAATCAATTGCATCAAAAGGGTTGGAAAAAGATTTTGGCTTACGGGTAGGGCGTTCAATGGATGAGGATATCGCATTGGGCTTGCGTTCTGATGATATAACCTCATTTGCAACCCGTCTTGCAGCAGCTGCATCTGATGCGCGTATGGATGGCATTATGCAGCCTGTAATGAGTAACTCAGGTAGTGGTAATCAGGGGATTACGGCTACAATTCCTGTTACTGCCTTTGCACGTAGACTTGGTAAGTCTGAGGAAGAAATGGCACGTGCGCTTATTATGAGTCATCTCATTTCTATCCACTTAAAGCATCACCTTGGACGGCTTTCCGCCCTATGTGGAGCCATTCTTGCGGCGACTGGTTCCGGTTGTGGTATAATTTTACTACTCGGTGGTGGTTTGCTTGAAGTGGAACGCACTATCAAAAACATGGTGGGCACAATTGCCGGTATGATTTGTGACGGTGCTAAAACCTCCTGCGCTCTGAAGGTCGCATCCAGCGTAGAAGCAGCGATTAGTTCTGCACTGCTGGCAATGAAAGGAACTTCAGTTCCAGGCTCAGACGGCATTGTTGATGATAATATCGAGGTGTGTATAAAAAACCTTGGTCGTCTCGGCACTGCTGGCATGTGCGAAACGGACAAAATTATTTTGGATATTATGGTGAATAAGTAG
- a CDS encoding cyclase family protein: MFNHTNVIDLTHTITNGMPVYPGTSAPRIAQSSTVSQNGFAEKELTLCSHVGTHMDAPAHIINNAETLDALPTATFIGSACLLDVSSASAISLDILKKHERTIAQCDFVIFASGHEKYWGTETYFSPFPVLDKEAATWLTTQKLKGVGIDAISFDTMDASELFIHTILLSHGLVLIENLTNLASITESMFTFAALPLKIHESDGAPVRAIAILP, encoded by the coding sequence ATGTTCAATCATACCAACGTAATTGACCTTACTCATACAATCACCAATGGTATGCCAGTCTATCCCGGAACAAGCGCTCCTCGCATTGCACAGTCCAGCACTGTTTCGCAAAACGGATTCGCTGAAAAAGAACTGACGCTCTGCTCCCATGTGGGAACCCACATGGATGCTCCTGCACACATTATCAATAATGCCGAAACACTGGACGCACTGCCAACCGCTACGTTCATCGGCTCTGCCTGTTTACTAGATGTATCCAGTGCTTCTGCCATTTCTCTTGATATTCTCAAGAAACATGAAAGAACTATCGCACAATGCGATTTTGTAATCTTTGCCTCCGGTCACGAAAAATACTGGGGGACAGAAACATATTTCTCACCATTTCCGGTGCTGGATAAAGAAGCCGCAACATGGCTGACCACGCAGAAGCTTAAAGGAGTTGGGATTGATGCTATCTCCTTTGATACTATGGATGCCAGTGAATTGTTCATTCACACCATTCTGTTAAGCCACGGGCTTGTTTTAATAGAAAATCTTACCAATTTAGCTAGCATTACAGAGTCCATGTTCACCTTTGCAGCTCTGCCACTTAAAATTCATGAAAGCGACGGTGCACCGGTTCGCGCAATTGCAATACTTCCATAA
- a CDS encoding XRE family transcriptional regulator, which translates to MNSKTVVETIAQRLKELRKLRGWSLDTTSKKTGVSKAMLGQIERGESSPTIGTLWKISSGLESSFSSFLSEEAEKGMPTVAFPEDPAMQIQTIFPYSSTTRIEVFEVILFDDHEQQSSAHQLEVIEHVIVIEGSMELFFDGTWHALSAGERVRFYADQQHAYRALGSKVVFHNIISYPQAEVSTNQKTFV; encoded by the coding sequence ATGAATTCGAAAACTGTTGTGGAAACAATTGCACAACGCTTGAAAGAATTACGTAAATTGCGTGGTTGGAGCCTTGATACAACATCAAAAAAAACAGGTGTTTCTAAAGCGATGCTGGGACAGATTGAACGTGGCGAATCGAGTCCGACGATAGGTACGCTATGGAAAATTTCCAGCGGTCTCGAAAGCTCGTTTTCTTCTTTTCTTTCGGAAGAAGCAGAAAAAGGAATGCCGACTGTGGCGTTTCCTGAAGACCCTGCAATGCAGATTCAAACCATTTTTCCTTACTCTTCAACAACACGGATAGAAGTTTTTGAGGTCATATTATTTGACGATCACGAGCAGCAATCTTCTGCGCATCAGCTTGAAGTGATTGAACATGTAATTGTGATAGAAGGAAGTATGGAATTATTTTTTGACGGGACATGGCATGCTTTGTCGGCTGGCGAGAGGGTACGTTTTTATGCAGATCAGCAGCATGCTTACCGTGCCCTTGGAAGCAAAGTTGTGTTTCATAATATAATCAGCTACCCGCAGGCTGAAGTTTCTACGAATCAGAAAACCTTCGTATAA
- a CDS encoding ClbS/DfsB family four-helix bundle protein yields MSSIPQNKHELLAAIQTAYTKITIDYTSIPAEHTRTYGVDGNSKGTQITVCDTLAYLIGWEKLVLKWYKNKKEGKPVDFPEKGYKWNELGLLAQHFHTQYQDASYPALLNEFEQVTAAIIELINSLSEQELYGTAWYKKYTLGKMIQYNTASPMKNMRTKIRKFKRTNGL; encoded by the coding sequence ATGTCCTCTATTCCCCAAAACAAGCATGAACTACTAGCTGCTATACAAACGGCTTATACAAAAATAACCATTGATTATACTTCAATACCAGCAGAGCATACACGCACCTACGGCGTCGATGGAAATAGTAAAGGCACACAAATTACGGTATGCGATACCCTTGCATATCTTATAGGCTGGGAAAAGCTTGTACTGAAATGGTATAAGAACAAGAAAGAAGGGAAGCCTGTAGATTTTCCAGAAAAAGGCTACAAATGGAACGAGCTAGGACTGCTAGCACAGCATTTTCACACACAATACCAAGATGCTAGTTACCCTGCCTTACTCAATGAGTTTGAACAAGTCACAGCAGCTATCATAGAACTGATTAACTCTCTTAGTGAACAAGAGCTTTATGGTACAGCATGGTACAAAAAATACACACTGGGAAAAATGATACAGTATAACACCGCATCCCCCATGAAGAATATGCGAACAAAAATTCGCAAATTCAAAAGAACTAACGGGTTATAG
- a CDS encoding GIY-YIG nuclease family protein gives MSMKKSWVVYLVQCADGSLYCGITTDMNRRLGEHNSGKGAKYTRSRRPVSLLASASVPDRSTASKIECNIKRQPSGKKVETLNRCVKEFYSAAAQSQDAS, from the coding sequence ATGTCGATGAAAAAAAGTTGGGTAGTCTATCTTGTGCAATGTGCAGATGGTTCGCTGTACTGCGGCATAACAACCGATATGAATAGACGCCTTGGCGAACATAACTCGGGAAAAGGAGCAAAGTACACACGCTCCAGACGTCCGGTGTCCCTGCTTGCCAGCGCCTCAGTTCCAGATCGGAGCACAGCTTCTAAGATAGAATGTAACATAAAAAGACAGCCCTCCGGCAAGAAAGTAGAAACTTTGAATAGGTGCGTCAAAGAATTCTATTCTGCTGCAGCGCAGTCACAAGATGCCAGTTAG
- a CDS encoding benzoate/H(+) symporter BenE family transporter, translated as MLKNLSISHISSGLAAILVGYTCSVVLVIEAAMGAGATSMQVGSWLFAIGMAAGLTTIFFSLYYKVPVLTAWSTPGAALLASSVAGFSLPETIGACIICALLIILTGATKSLSAFIQKIPTALTTAMLAGILIPFGIKTFTPWESTPILFGSMLVAYLIGKRFYPRYTMLMLILIGGGVAYFQGTLPLADTSLSVTAPVFMSPEWSVASIVSLSIPLFLVTMVSQNIPGIVMIQSHNYSVPFSRILLGTGFMNLITAPFGGFTCNLAAISAGICMGEEVDPNPKNRYLASTSAGVFYMLAGLFSTSLVTLFVSMPSELTQMLAGFALLGIIQRSLYLAVKDENTREGALITLLITASGISFIGINAPVWGLLAGYIMNRFFNPANITR; from the coding sequence ATGCTAAAAAATCTATCAATCAGCCATATCTCGTCTGGATTAGCTGCTATTCTTGTTGGATATACATGCTCAGTAGTCCTTGTTATTGAAGCCGCTATGGGTGCCGGTGCTACCTCTATGCAAGTGGGTAGCTGGCTTTTTGCTATCGGCATGGCAGCAGGACTAACAACCATATTCTTCTCACTATATTACAAGGTTCCTGTGCTAACAGCATGGTCAACCCCAGGTGCAGCACTGCTCGCCAGCAGTGTTGCCGGATTCTCTCTTCCGGAAACCATCGGGGCATGCATTATCTGTGCGCTACTCATTATACTGACAGGTGCCACAAAGTCACTCTCCGCATTTATTCAAAAAATTCCGACAGCTCTTACAACAGCCATGCTGGCAGGCATCCTTATTCCTTTTGGAATAAAGACATTCACCCCTTGGGAGAGCACTCCAATACTTTTTGGCAGCATGCTTGTAGCCTATCTTATCGGCAAACGATTTTATCCACGATATACCATGCTGATGCTTATTCTCATCGGCGGAGGAGTGGCATATTTTCAAGGTACGTTGCCGCTTGCAGATACCTCGCTCTCTGTTACCGCTCCGGTATTTATGTCGCCTGAATGGAGTGTTGCGTCCATTGTCAGCCTGAGCATTCCCCTTTTCCTCGTAACAATGGTTTCCCAGAATATTCCGGGCATCGTTATGATTCAGAGCCACAATTACTCTGTTCCTTTTTCCCGAATTTTACTCGGGACAGGCTTTATGAACTTAATCACAGCACCGTTCGGCGGCTTTACCTGTAACCTTGCAGCAATTTCTGCTGGAATCTGTATGGGAGAAGAAGTCGATCCGAACCCGAAAAATCGCTACTTGGCATCAACAAGCGCCGGAGTTTTTTATATGCTTGCCGGACTCTTCAGTACAAGCCTCGTTACGCTTTTTGTTTCCATGCCTTCAGAACTGACACAAATGCTCGCAGGATTCGCACTTCTAGGTATTATTCAACGCAGCCTGTACCTTGCTGTCAAAGACGAAAACACACGGGAAGGCGCACTGATTACGTTACTTATAACAGCGTCCGGTATTTCTTTTATAGGAATCAATGCTCCGGTATGGGGACTACTTGCCGGATACATTATGAACCGCTTTTTTAATCCGGCAAACATAACAAGATAA
- a CDS encoding type III secretion system chaperone → MKNLLTIQKILKEFGKVLDLEALALNEGGGCRLMFDNDLEVNLELDDATDSLLLISPVAKGSEELFADALELNLFWGELNGCRFALLRDANMLTMLRRISVEGLSTVSFEAELDKFLETVMVWRLAFKRSPQQKKDTAAACGWNMHNLSGQA, encoded by the coding sequence ATGAAGAACCTTCTAACAATACAAAAAATTTTAAAAGAATTCGGCAAGGTTCTTGATCTTGAGGCACTTGCATTGAATGAAGGTGGTGGTTGCAGGCTTATGTTTGACAACGACCTAGAGGTGAATCTAGAACTGGATGATGCTACAGACAGCTTACTGCTTATCAGTCCCGTTGCAAAAGGAAGTGAAGAACTCTTTGCAGATGCGCTGGAATTGAATCTGTTTTGGGGTGAACTGAATGGATGTCGTTTCGCCCTGCTTCGCGATGCTAATATGCTGACAATGCTACGCAGAATATCTGTTGAAGGGCTGAGTACAGTCTCTTTTGAAGCAGAGCTGGACAAGTTTTTAGAAACAGTCATGGTGTGGCGGCTGGCATTTAAGCGATCACCGCAGCAAAAGAAAGACACCGCAGCCGCGTGCGGGTGGAATATGCACAATCTTTCCGGTCAGGCGTAA